A segment of the Leptolyngbya sp. NIES-3755 genome:
ACAGCAACATCCACGGGAGCACTGGTTAAGATTTCTCCGACTCTTCCGCCCAATCGATTGTTGTGAAATGCGGGACGATGCCAACCGACTAGGATCAAATTTGCTCGATCGCGTATTGCAATCTGAGCGGTGGCGCGGGCAACATCCCGATCGACTTGGACAATCGAATTGACGTAACGGCGATATTCCGCAGGTTCTAAGGTTTGAATCAATTTTTCAAGCTTCTCAGTCGTACGGGCAATTTGACGGTTTGCCTCAATCGGAAGGCTCTCGTAGACGTAATCCTCATCGAGTTGAATCAAACTTAAGGGAGTGACGATCGCGGTTTTTTTAGAAGAATTACCAATCGCGATCGACATGGCGAGTTCAATTAATCCTCTTTGTGTGGTTGGATTCGCAATTGGAACTAGCACATGATACTGATTAGATTCAGAAACACTTTCCTGATCAATTGAGTGTTGTCGAATTTGTTGCTTTGGATAAATTAACTCTAACAATGGTGATGTCATAAATGTAGTTACTAGCGCCATAATGACAAGCATCGTGAAGAGTAATGGCGAGATCACATTTAAGCTCAAACCAATGTTCAAAACGATTAGCTCAGTTAAACCGCGAGTATTCATTAACCAACCCAGTGCTGAAGCTTCTCGTTTCTCGACTCCTGAAACTCTTGCAGCCACGTAAGTTCCGACGTATTTTCCGACGATCGCAACCGCAACGACGATCGCACAAAGTCCCCAAAGTATCGGACGATTCAGCAATCCAATCTGAGTTCGTAACCCACTATAGGCAAAGAATACAGGTAATAGAAACGTTAGAACAAAATCCTCTGTTTTTTGAGCCAATTCGCGGGTTAAGCCAGGGTGTTTTGGCATGGTCACGCCAACGAGAAACGCTCCGAAAATTAGATGAATTCCGATTAGTTCAGTGATTAAGGCAGAAATCACCACCACCATGTAGATGATTGCGAGAACGGTTTGGGTCAGTCTGCCTCTACGATCGTAGATCATTGCAAACTTTTTCAAGAGCCAGCGTCCGACGGTGAGCATAATCGCGATATAAGCGATCGATTCTAGAACGGTAGGAATGGCAGCGATCATATTGTTGTAGCGGGTAACTGCGATCGCTAATGCCAATAAACACCAAGCTGTAACATCATCGACTGCCGCACAAGTTAACGCTAAAGCACCAAGACGACTATTCTGTAGATTATTTTCTGTGATAATTCTTGCCAATACTGGAAATGCCGTAATCGACATCGCTGCACCTAAAAATAACGCAAACGCTGTAAACGATACGCCACTATACGAAACTAATGGATACAACAATAGAGAAGCTAACGTTCCGAGTGAAAATGGAACTAATATGCTGACATGCGAAACCAGAATCGCTACATTCAACCCGTTTTTAAGATATTTGGGATCGAGTTCCAATCCGATTAAGAACATGAAAAAGATCAGCCCAATCTGAGACAAAACACCGAGAAATGGAATTGTTTCAGGTGGGAATAACCATGCAGCCGTATTCGGTGCAACCATGCCAAATAGCGACGGACCTAGCATAATTCCTGCTACAATTTCACCGATGACAAGCGGTTGATTGAGCCGTCGAAATCCAAGCCCGACCAGGCGCGATAATCCGATAACTAGAATAATCTGAATTAAAACTTGGACAACAACATCGAGGTGCATAGTGAAGCGATAAGGTACACCTCAAAAGTATTCAGGGTGAATTAGAACAATTGCGCGATTCATCCGCGAATCTTTACATTTCTAACTGTGTGAATAAATTAGGCAGTGTGCAACGTTAAACGCAGCAAATAGAATTCGTTGCAAATTCGTACTCAAGGTAGACGGAGCCGCGAATTCTATTTACTAAAGCTTTGGAAAGTTACCGATCGCTCTTTAACTTAGTGCATAAGCTGGAAATGTTTTCACAGACTTCGGCTTGATGTAGATGGGTTGATCCGTCCGTAAATGAAGCTGATTAAAGCGATCGCGGCTCAAGTTAACCGTGACCAATTCCCCAGATTCGATCCGGACTTCGACAATCACTTCCCAGCCCAAGTGCACAATCCGATCGACTCGTGCCGGAACCGATTCAGCCGAGGCAGTGTACTCGATTTCAATGTCATGAGGACGTAGAAAAACGCGATCGGACTCCAAAACTTTACTGTCTTGTCTCGGTAAAATTCCCGCCCGTGCAGGCACAACATTCACCGGACCAATAAAGCTCATCACAAACGCACTCGCAGGATGATCATAAATATCAGTTGCTGTTCCGACTTGCTCGACTTTCCCTTGGTTCATCACCACAATTTCGTCCGCCACTTCCATCGCTTCTTCCTGATCGTGCGTCACGAATACAGTCGTCACACTGACTTCTTTGTGCAA
Coding sequences within it:
- a CDS encoding sodium/hydrogen exchanger (similar to AA sequence:cyanobase_aa:Npun_R4399) — translated: MHLDVVVQVLIQIILVIGLSRLVGLGFRRLNQPLVIGEIVAGIMLGPSLFGMVAPNTAAWLFPPETIPFLGVLSQIGLIFFMFLIGLELDPKYLKNGLNVAILVSHVSILVPFSLGTLASLLLYPLVSYSGVSFTAFALFLGAAMSITAFPVLARIITENNLQNSRLGALALTCAAVDDVTAWCLLALAIAVTRYNNMIAAIPTVLESIAYIAIMLTVGRWLLKKFAMIYDRRGRLTQTVLAIIYMVVVISALITELIGIHLIFGAFLVGVTMPKHPGLTRELAQKTEDFVLTFLLPVFFAYSGLRTQIGLLNRPILWGLCAIVVAVAIVGKYVGTYVAARVSGVEKREASALGWLMNTRGLTELIVLNIGLSLNVISPLLFTMLVIMALVTTFMTSPLLELIYPKQQIRQHSIDQESVSESNQYHVLVPIANPTTQRGLIELAMSIAIGNSSKKTAIVTPLSLIQLDEDYVYESLPIEANRQIARTTEKLEKLIQTLEPAEYRRYVNSIVQVDRDVARATAQIAIRDRANLILVGWHRPAFHNNRLGGRVGEILTSAPVDVAVFVDRQSTKLENLLLPYVPNLHTDLGLELALRLLINREQTQLKILRVQPFSELSSEFNAMLDRLPDRIRRRIELPIIEASSPIQAVIEASEQADLTIAGTSREWGIERQTLGRYTDELATECRSSLLITRRHNQSSHLISLLEVAHERLV